A single genomic interval of Sporosarcina sp. ANT_H38 harbors:
- a CDS encoding HNH endonuclease, protein MESYSKKDNLVRAALFLEYEGKCFYEGFPVRFKEMHIDHIIPESINEQELKEVIDNLGLPEDFNVNSLYNLVPCNPNVNQVKNKNLYPIKFLGHCIHDGTSKKVSKIIKRIELLKKKNNNDRTIAKLIAILEDNVTVSELEDVYDSVSKEMPFVEEKRTSSNSYYNSKSKVQLRGYLPSYPDLKGSCLITFKNLRLRDCMISLSHEQIMTKLFDGAETNLKDNLRSFLLSLKEEEANTYFVDLGNVRMPLEEDGVIQLLEIIDDFHEIYIKKYLEIYFKFSWNKFDKVNNLRHELKLCEINKSLWFEIIEFCRKFDYEKGDSKWHIFESSGNMIKVYDKMTGDFKSFILPRIEETSIISTTEEYVSLVWTDEFFWSKRIDDFGKTKYWSPSFTYDWIIEQLIPQAIFDKQNSEQNLFRRKLSFESFKNNFDINKYVFLKDFIDENKLLDILIELQEFFTGLPRLALYKNDIIMLYKCLRDILLKSKLTIHEVNYIKDKLKLVNAVNTDLLIKKLNGLINDDEYDENLVSMFSVDLVFRCMVVIIRDCNNKLTQTDIDEIKERLNKFLKLMYREKARTI, encoded by the coding sequence GTGGAGTCTTACAGTAAAAAAGACAATTTAGTTAGAGCAGCATTATTTTTAGAATATGAGGGAAAATGTTTTTATGAAGGATTTCCGGTAAGATTCAAAGAAATGCACATAGACCATATAATTCCGGAGTCAATAAACGAACAAGAACTAAAAGAAGTTATTGATAATTTAGGACTTCCAGAAGACTTTAATGTAAATAGTTTATATAATCTTGTACCATGTAATCCTAATGTTAATCAAGTTAAAAACAAGAATCTTTATCCCATAAAATTTTTAGGCCATTGCATACATGATGGTACGTCTAAGAAAGTTTCTAAAATAATAAAACGAATAGAATTACTGAAAAAGAAAAATAATAATGATAGAACTATAGCGAAATTAATTGCTATTTTGGAAGATAATGTAACGGTTAGTGAGTTAGAAGATGTTTATGATTCTGTATCAAAAGAAATGCCTTTTGTTGAAGAAAAACGAACGTCTTCTAATAGTTATTATAATAGCAAATCTAAAGTTCAATTAAGAGGGTATCTACCTTCTTATCCAGATTTAAAAGGCAGCTGTTTAATTACTTTTAAGAATCTTCGTTTAAGAGATTGTATGATTTCATTAAGTCATGAACAAATTATGACAAAACTTTTTGATGGTGCGGAAACGAATTTGAAAGATAATTTAAGAAGTTTTTTGCTTTCGCTTAAAGAAGAGGAAGCGAATACGTATTTTGTGGATTTGGGTAATGTTAGGATGCCGTTGGAAGAAGATGGAGTAATTCAGTTGTTAGAGATTATTGATGATTTTCACGAGATATATATTAAGAAATACTTAGAGATATATTTTAAATTTAGTTGGAACAAATTCGATAAAGTAAATAATTTAAGACATGAGTTAAAACTATGTGAGATAAATAAAAGCTTATGGTTTGAGATTATTGAGTTTTGCAGGAAGTTTGATTATGAAAAAGGGGATTCGAAATGGCATATCTTTGAATCAAGCGGAAATATGATAAAAGTCTATGATAAAATGACTGGAGATTTTAAGTCCTTTATTTTGCCTCGTATAGAAGAGACAAGTATCATATCTACTACTGAAGAATATGTTTCTCTTGTATGGACTGATGAGTTTTTTTGGAGTAAAAGGATTGATGATTTCGGGAAAACTAAATATTGGAGTCCGTCCTTTACATATGATTGGATAATTGAGCAGTTAATACCTCAAGCTATTTTTGATAAGCAAAATAGTGAACAAAACTTATTTCGACGAAAATTATCTTTTGAAAGTTTTAAAAATAACTTTGATATAAACAAATACGTATTTTTAAAAGATTTTATAGACGAGAATAAATTATTAGATATATTAATAGAATTACAAGAATTCTTTACAGGATTACCTCGTCTTGCACTTTATAAAAATGACATTATCATGCTATATAAATGTCTAAGAGATATTCTATTAAAATCAAAACTAACTATACATGAAGTTAATTATATTAAAGATAAATTGAAATTAGTGAATGCTGTAAATACGGATTTATTGATTAAGAAATTAAACGGTTTAATCAATGATGATGAATATGATGAAAACTTAGTTTCAATGTTTTCAGTGGATTTGGTTTTTAGATGTATGGTAGTTATTATAAGAGATTGTAATAATAAACTTACTCAAACAGATATTGATGAAATCAAAGAAAGATTAAATAAGTTTCTAAAGCTTATGTATAGAGAAAAGGCTAGAACAATATAA
- a CDS encoding AAA family ATPase has protein sequence MKIEMLLIRNFRIFNGVYEFDFSNKDLIIISGPNGNGKSTIFDSIQWCLTGSIPRYEGSNERQKFNYLMNESLYRDNRAHTMSVEIWFRSETDKVHKVKRIQKKSKDGRMSPSQVMVDGDNLNKTTGTESIRNLFSNTSHEERKSAINLSTFFAATQLLSQDALQNFIRSDKPSERYKLIDNILGVRKYGIDFENFIEETKEVAKKKQENLIAELKQPQAEYERVSIQINEKEKLMLDLGLMSEKEAISIINELIESISNNDDIKDFNILAVKKIENGIIKELVAIQSFVTAKKESLEQLVLAIQNGEEAISLQPQNYTQQRHEAVRRYKWLKDKTFRRNKGKEIVTQRKILMESLKIRRSSYQETKTNYEEARRQSMKKAEDIANLLAHKEIKKIINNYSNTNAFLTKYDENKSEFYLIQESEKYHELDNKIKTLRGLIAGLDAAINKENEELLRNNAELDRINSEIEGVKNKVSESKESLVSKLVRQVQDHLLQEKDNSVCLVCGTEYIKSEFLQQKVLEQIESINKSLTEFEKILLDLTAEKSVFSEKIRKVKTVIKSMGNNINDYNAQIDEMILGREVLINNTLGLYDFILNNSSPLSGKEEKFKFLTEYKLGRELIHSLGEMKEEIKELQDKGDLFKKNIDLLKLESGNWKHYLDLNEIFIQKKLQTVNNYFLRVAEEEIGLQQEVLSINQQVVYLDNKWAKREKQIKEIQNKLPDYTGNIYETHKWTELLNERVVLLNNLEEKIKNKLPKVRNFLQVDEVTKLSGDRQLLKESIDERTKTSESYHKFINEELELLKKKHTEVRSDLISDYLLRHSEFIDQLFMQISPHAIYRHVQLVPKEKNLYIVLTKESAKDRNFRNLEENELKQQFNASLKFSSAQSNVLAVCIFLALNRSQKWTNLNFLGIDDPFQNLDDINVFSFLDVLSQVVLMQNKQLLISTHNENFVQLLSVKMGLDARKVGTIVFSAYNEDGVNVKGNCIKDNVVTLF, from the coding sequence TTGAAAATTGAAATGCTACTCATTCGTAACTTCCGCATATTTAATGGTGTTTATGAATTTGACTTTTCTAATAAAGATTTGATAATCATAAGTGGTCCAAATGGAAATGGAAAAAGCACAATATTTGATTCGATTCAGTGGTGTTTAACGGGTAGTATACCACGCTATGAGGGAAGTAACGAAAGACAAAAGTTTAATTACTTAATGAATGAAAGCTTGTATAGGGATAATCGCGCTCATACTATGTCAGTAGAGATTTGGTTTCGTTCTGAGACAGATAAAGTCCATAAGGTTAAACGGATACAAAAGAAAAGTAAAGATGGTCGTATGTCACCCTCCCAAGTTATGGTTGATGGGGATAATTTAAATAAGACAACTGGAACTGAAAGTATCCGTAACTTATTTTCCAATACTAGTCATGAAGAAAGAAAAAGTGCAATAAACCTGTCGACTTTCTTTGCGGCGACCCAATTACTTTCCCAGGATGCTTTACAAAACTTTATTAGATCTGATAAACCTAGTGAGCGTTATAAACTTATAGATAATATTTTAGGCGTTAGAAAATATGGAATTGATTTTGAGAACTTTATAGAAGAGACAAAGGAGGTTGCTAAGAAAAAACAAGAAAACTTAATTGCGGAATTAAAACAACCCCAGGCAGAGTATGAAAGAGTATCCATCCAAATCAATGAAAAGGAAAAATTAATGCTCGATCTTGGTTTGATGTCAGAAAAAGAAGCCATTTCAATCATTAATGAACTAATTGAAAGTATAAGTAATAATGATGATATAAAGGATTTCAATATCCTTGCAGTGAAAAAAATAGAGAATGGGATTATTAAAGAGTTAGTTGCGATACAGAGTTTCGTAACGGCTAAAAAAGAATCACTGGAACAATTAGTACTTGCGATTCAAAATGGAGAGGAAGCCATATCCCTACAACCTCAAAACTATACACAACAACGGCATGAGGCCGTAAGACGGTACAAATGGCTTAAGGATAAAACATTTAGAAGGAATAAAGGCAAGGAGATAGTTACTCAAAGAAAAATTTTAATGGAGTCTTTAAAAATACGAAGAAGTTCTTATCAGGAGACTAAAACAAATTACGAAGAAGCTCGCCGGCAATCGATGAAAAAGGCAGAAGATATAGCTAACTTATTAGCCCATAAAGAAATTAAAAAGATTATTAATAATTACTCGAACACAAATGCATTCCTAACTAAGTACGACGAAAACAAAAGTGAATTTTATCTAATACAGGAAAGTGAAAAATACCATGAATTGGATAATAAGATAAAAACGCTAAGGGGCCTAATAGCAGGACTTGATGCTGCGATTAACAAAGAGAATGAGGAACTTTTAAGAAATAATGCAGAACTTGATAGAATAAACTCTGAAATTGAGGGTGTGAAAAACAAGGTATCGGAAAGTAAGGAATCACTAGTCAGTAAATTGGTCCGACAAGTACAAGATCATTTATTACAGGAAAAGGATAATAGTGTTTGTCTAGTTTGTGGAACAGAGTATATTAAAAGTGAATTTCTTCAACAAAAAGTGTTGGAACAAATAGAAAGTATAAACAAAAGTCTTACAGAATTCGAGAAAATTCTTTTAGATCTAACTGCGGAAAAAAGTGTATTTAGTGAGAAGATTAGAAAAGTCAAAACAGTAATCAAAAGTATGGGGAATAATATTAATGATTATAATGCGCAGATTGATGAGATGATCTTAGGGAGAGAGGTACTCATAAATAATACTTTGGGATTATATGACTTTATATTGAATAACTCTTCACCGCTAAGCGGAAAAGAGGAAAAATTCAAGTTTTTAACCGAATATAAGCTAGGTCGTGAACTCATACATAGTCTTGGGGAAATGAAAGAAGAAATAAAAGAGTTACAAGATAAAGGTGATCTCTTTAAAAAGAATATTGACTTATTGAAATTGGAATCAGGTAATTGGAAACATTACTTAGATCTAAATGAAATTTTTATTCAGAAGAAGTTACAAACTGTGAATAATTATTTTTTAAGAGTTGCAGAGGAAGAAATAGGACTTCAACAAGAGGTATTAAGTATTAATCAACAAGTTGTGTATTTAGATAATAAATGGGCAAAAAGGGAAAAACAAATAAAAGAGATACAAAATAAATTACCGGATTATACCGGTAATATTTATGAAACGCATAAATGGACAGAGCTATTAAATGAACGTGTAGTTTTGCTGAATAATTTGGAAGAAAAAATAAAAAATAAACTTCCGAAAGTCAGGAACTTCTTGCAAGTGGATGAAGTCACTAAATTAAGTGGAGATCGACAGTTATTAAAAGAAAGTATAGACGAAAGAACTAAAACTTCTGAGAGTTACCATAAGTTTATAAACGAGGAGCTCGAATTACTGAAAAAGAAACATACGGAGGTTCGTAGTGACTTAATTAGTGATTATCTGCTACGCCATTCTGAATTTATAGATCAACTTTTTATGCAAATAAGTCCGCACGCTATATATAGGCACGTACAGTTAGTTCCCAAGGAAAAGAATCTTTATATTGTTTTAACTAAAGAAAGTGCCAAGGATCGAAATTTTAGAAATCTAGAAGAAAACGAGTTAAAGCAGCAATTTAATGCAAGTCTTAAATTTAGTTCAGCTCAATCAAATGTGCTGGCAGTATGTATCTTTCTTGCACTAAATCGGTCCCAAAAATGGACAAATCTTAACTTCTTGGGTATTGATGATCCTTTTCAGAATCTGGATGATATAAATGTCTTTTCTTTTCTTGACGTGCTTAGCCAAGTTGTACTTATGCAAAATAAGCAACTATTAATAAGCACACACAATGAAAACTTTGTTCAACTTTTAAGTGTGAAAATGGGACTAGATGCTAGAAAGGTGGGAACGATTGTCTTTAGTGCATATAACGAGGATGGAGTTAATGTGAAGGGAAATTGCATTAAAGATAACGTTGTTACTTTATTTTAG
- a CDS encoding ABC-three component system middle component 1, translating into MNEEKVGGFMNSNTVLQRLTNNYGYSEIIFEDADLITRLRERNLEVWKNDKRCMVTKEYTSEAQLKSWFVDQIIISFVYDSIPAKYRNNLYFLLIINTGMKKYSVPTLNMEIEKDYRVCRKYVIESLEDLKRVPSLNDNFGQGIIDPLNFDKEFIVNLNKEPDNEEEGRLSTRVREIVDVYFKFYDMPRENKEEQIKVINQILTSEVCQVEN; encoded by the coding sequence ATGAATGAAGAGAAAGTAGGAGGATTTATGAATTCGAATACCGTGTTGCAACGATTAACCAATAATTATGGTTACAGTGAAATTATATTTGAGGATGCAGACTTAATAACTAGACTTCGTGAGCGTAATCTTGAGGTGTGGAAAAACGATAAAAGATGTATGGTTACCAAAGAGTATACGAGCGAGGCACAATTAAAAAGTTGGTTTGTTGATCAAATCATAATTTCATTTGTATATGATTCTATACCAGCAAAGTACAGAAACAATTTATACTTTTTATTAATTATTAATACGGGAATGAAGAAGTATTCTGTTCCAACTTTAAATATGGAAATAGAAAAAGATTACAGGGTTTGTAGGAAGTATGTAATTGAGTCGTTGGAGGATTTAAAACGTGTTCCTTCACTGAATGATAATTTTGGTCAAGGTATCATTGATCCACTAAACTTCGACAAGGAGTTTATTGTGAATTTAAACAAAGAACCTGACAACGAGGAAGAGGGGAGATTATCAACAAGAGTTAGGGAAATTGTTGATGTATATTTCAAGTTTTATGATATGCCCAGAGAAAACAAGGAAGAGCAAATAAAAGTAATAAACCAGATATTAACAAGTGAGGTGTGCCAAGTTGAAAATTGA
- a CDS encoding dsDNA nuclease domain-containing protein: MSTQLKEPKINALLYKKIEDYISKSGDKVTEEDKKSFVTTLLSGRSVDLSGVTAIRGFIYQYYVATKYLVEMLFSEKAWWDKVIFEILDDIALYGDKNIRFIQAKTKRDSDVVNHLKLGEMHERIKKKGSWLDKLFLLNLHIFDLNNNVPKRDDAFFDDYDLQFELAINTQYNKDIAVYEKDDDFYSEIDEKEYQKLIKSMDVDNLDWEVEYKGEKFRFSKVGYDDPIKDISWYLKRFRVKRHGHILALRQEIIDNIMSNTTGNMDTFHSYKASIILDMILLEVIKKTCQDSENVSLDTFVFEKNSFRLQFNEWCEMADHSASESATRDNLHEKFTSCFDIIRAEFQNGAWKPNLKQELLTTLTNLQQQLSSDVQSHRDPFAYHRFLHRIFNLNNFSTRLPLDDVDKVRIINALKTFVYCLVFYNETEYTHMESRLSVAKGLDSDQNGKIFSIYNTRKSIDMEWAKKAVRAAVMECSVSEAYSHDFYCFVADVREGKSKKRSRRRTDSIHASVTDASQGDEQQVDMDDIFQGNEITKHLENIQFRPINIVENYFNYLEDDQPESSFQEIDVINDWNLELSDE, from the coding sequence ATGTCAACACAGCTCAAAGAACCAAAAATAAATGCACTTCTATACAAAAAAATAGAAGATTATATTTCAAAAAGTGGTGACAAAGTAACTGAAGAGGATAAAAAGTCATTTGTTACAACCTTGTTAAGTGGAAGAAGTGTTGATCTTAGTGGAGTCACGGCAATAAGGGGATTCATATATCAGTATTATGTAGCTACTAAATATTTAGTTGAAATGTTGTTTTCTGAAAAAGCTTGGTGGGACAAAGTCATTTTTGAAATCCTTGATGATATTGCACTTTATGGGGATAAGAATATTCGATTTATCCAAGCGAAGACAAAACGTGATAGTGATGTTGTTAATCACTTAAAGCTTGGTGAAATGCACGAGAGAATTAAAAAAAAGGGCAGTTGGTTAGATAAGTTGTTTTTACTTAATCTACATATATTTGATTTAAATAATAATGTTCCAAAAAGGGACGATGCATTTTTCGATGACTATGATTTACAGTTCGAGCTTGCTATAAATACTCAGTACAACAAAGATATTGCGGTTTATGAAAAAGACGATGATTTTTACTCTGAGATTGACGAAAAGGAATATCAAAAACTAATAAAAAGCATGGATGTAGACAACTTGGATTGGGAGGTTGAATATAAAGGGGAAAAATTCAGATTTAGTAAAGTAGGCTACGACGATCCAATTAAAGATATTAGTTGGTATCTTAAAAGATTCCGTGTTAAAAGACACGGTCATATTTTAGCATTAAGGCAAGAAATAATTGACAATATTATGAGTAATACTACTGGCAATATGGATACATTCCATTCATATAAAGCGAGCATTATTTTAGACATGATTTTATTAGAAGTGATTAAGAAAACTTGTCAAGACAGTGAAAATGTTTCTTTAGACACCTTTGTTTTTGAAAAAAACTCTTTTAGATTACAGTTCAATGAGTGGTGCGAAATGGCTGATCATAGTGCGTCAGAATCAGCAACTCGTGATAATCTTCATGAAAAATTCACTAGTTGCTTTGACATAATAAGAGCTGAATTTCAGAATGGGGCATGGAAGCCTAATTTAAAACAGGAGTTGCTAACAACATTAACTAATTTACAGCAGCAATTATCAAGTGATGTACAAAGTCATAGGGATCCATTTGCATACCATAGATTCTTGCACAGGATATTTAACTTGAATAATTTCTCTACAAGACTTCCACTTGACGACGTTGATAAAGTAAGAATAATTAATGCCTTGAAAACTTTCGTTTATTGCCTTGTTTTTTATAATGAAACGGAATATACGCATATGGAATCGCGTCTTTCTGTAGCAAAAGGATTAGATAGTGATCAAAATGGTAAGATTTTTTCGATATATAATACACGTAAAAGTATTGATATGGAATGGGCAAAGAAGGCGGTAAGGGCTGCAGTAATGGAATGTTCAGTTTCAGAAGCATACAGTCATGACTTTTATTGTTTTGTTGCCGATGTAAGAGAAGGGAAGAGTAAGAAAAGAAGCAGAAGAAGAACTGATAGTATACATGCCTCTGTTACGGATGCATCCCAAGGTGATGAACAGCAAGTAGATATGGATGATATTTTTCAGGGGAATGAGATTACTAAACATTTGGAAAATATTCAATTTCGACCAATAAATATAGTCGAAAATTATTTTAATTATCTAGAGGACGATCAACCAGAAAGTTCTTTTCAAGAAATAGATGTAATAAATGACTGGAACTTAGAGTTGTCAGATGAATGA
- a CDS encoding DUF3427 domain-containing protein, producing MESFIRNLTDSLQEGFIDKNQSNSGSFKPELLINNVKKNINVLNTLQEELETSEDFIFSVAFITESGLATMKSLFLDLKEKGVSGRILTSTYLFFNQPKVFKELMKLTNVEVRLTQLKGFHSKGYIFKHKTHYSLIVGSSNLTAHALKVNYEWNVKLTSHENGDIVHHFKHQFEDVWSNSELLTEKWIESYEVEYLKNADLRLAEQVIEMPATYNPNAIEESVKIVPNAMQKAALLQIQAVRDEGKDKGLVISATGTGKTYLSAFDVRSFAPKRMLFIVHREQILNKAKEDFQRILGGIDEEFGLYVGASKQLDKKYLFASIQTLSKQENLNQFDPKDFDYILIDEVHKAGAASYQRVINYFKPRFLMGMTATPERTDDFNIYSLFDYNIAYEIRLQEALEEDMLCPFHYFGVTDLELDGDLIDDTAVFTKLVTEERVTHIIEKINYYGFSGNEVKGLIFCSRKAEASELSIALNNRGFRTVALTGDDLPGERERRITQLENGVLDYILTVDIFNEGIDIPSINQVVMLRQTQSSIIFIQQLGRGLRKHDSKNYVTIIDFIGNYKNNYLIPVALSGDKSQNKDNVRRRTKDTSYIKGVSTVSFEEIAKKRIFSSINESNLTALKILRDAYVELKNKIGRVPYLYDFVTNHSIDPVVIVEKHTNYYQFLLKMKEEVPALTSYEDKVLTMLSLEVLNGKRLHEILLLEQLLGHEKFHYDDFVSLLTANNCRTDKATMASVNRILDLSFFTTSVQSKYGGKPLVAVYESENYMLNELIREGLTSNPYFRELILDVIHSAKAKSKLYKCNRPLTLYEKYSRKDACKLLNWNVDESSTMYGYKPKHNTCPIFITYHKNEEVESSVNYGDELLNPELLKWYTRSNRSLSSQEVQKIIHSDDNNIAIHIFVKKDDDEGTDFYYLGQGDPDKSSVEEGRMTDKNGKDLPVVHMNMVMEQAVESKLYNYLKNE from the coding sequence ATGGAAAGTTTTATTCGGAATTTAACTGACTCACTGCAAGAGGGCTTCATCGATAAAAACCAAAGCAACTCCGGTAGTTTTAAACCAGAACTATTAATCAATAATGTTAAGAAAAATATAAACGTTTTAAATACACTACAAGAAGAACTTGAAACCAGTGAAGACTTCATCTTTTCGGTAGCTTTTATTACTGAAAGTGGTCTTGCTACAATGAAATCCCTGTTTTTAGATCTTAAGGAAAAGGGTGTTTCAGGTCGAATATTAACCTCTACATATTTATTTTTTAATCAACCAAAAGTATTTAAAGAGCTTATGAAGTTAACGAATGTAGAAGTACGCTTAACACAGTTAAAAGGCTTTCATTCCAAAGGTTATATCTTTAAACATAAAACGCACTACTCTCTGATCGTGGGTAGTTCCAATCTTACTGCGCATGCTTTGAAAGTAAATTATGAGTGGAATGTAAAATTAACGTCCCATGAAAATGGTGATATTGTTCATCATTTTAAACATCAGTTTGAAGACGTATGGTCTAACTCAGAATTACTTACTGAAAAGTGGATAGAAAGTTATGAAGTAGAATACTTAAAAAATGCAGATCTTAGACTTGCAGAGCAAGTGATCGAGATGCCTGCAACCTATAATCCAAATGCAATCGAAGAATCGGTGAAAATTGTTCCGAATGCCATGCAGAAAGCAGCGTTATTACAGATACAGGCTGTTCGTGATGAAGGAAAAGACAAAGGTTTGGTGATTTCTGCAACTGGTACTGGGAAAACGTATTTATCTGCATTTGATGTTAGGAGTTTTGCGCCTAAGAGAATGCTATTTATAGTTCACCGGGAGCAAATACTAAACAAAGCAAAAGAAGATTTCCAAAGAATTTTGGGTGGAATCGATGAAGAGTTCGGATTATATGTAGGTGCTAGCAAGCAGTTAGATAAAAAGTATCTATTTGCTAGTATTCAAACACTGTCAAAACAAGAAAACTTAAATCAGTTTGACCCGAAAGATTTTGATTATATTCTAATAGATGAAGTACATAAGGCAGGGGCCGCTTCTTATCAGCGTGTTATTAATTATTTCAAACCGCGATTTCTGATGGGAATGACAGCTACTCCGGAGCGGACGGACGACTTTAATATCTACTCATTGTTTGATTACAATATCGCTTATGAAATCAGGCTGCAAGAAGCACTTGAAGAGGACATGCTTTGTCCATTTCATTACTTTGGCGTAACAGATCTTGAATTAGATGGAGATTTAATCGATGATACTGCCGTTTTCACAAAGCTCGTAACCGAGGAGCGTGTAACCCATATTATTGAGAAAATTAATTACTATGGTTTCTCAGGTAATGAAGTAAAGGGGTTAATATTCTGTAGCCGAAAAGCCGAAGCAAGTGAATTATCCATTGCGTTGAACAATAGAGGATTTCGAACAGTGGCATTAACAGGGGATGATTTACCAGGTGAAAGAGAGCGTAGGATAACCCAATTAGAAAACGGAGTTCTTGATTATATTTTGACGGTGGATATTTTTAATGAGGGAATTGATATTCCGAGCATAAACCAAGTGGTGATGTTGAGACAAACTCAATCGAGTATCATATTCATTCAACAGCTCGGACGTGGATTACGAAAGCATGATTCGAAAAACTATGTGACGATTATTGACTTTATTGGCAACTACAAAAACAACTATCTAATTCCGGTTGCACTCTCAGGTGACAAATCTCAAAATAAAGACAATGTTCGTCGACGGACAAAGGATACAAGCTATATTAAAGGCGTATCAACAGTTAGCTTTGAAGAGATCGCTAAGAAAAGAATTTTTAGTTCAATTAATGAAAGTAATTTGACCGCATTGAAAATTTTACGAGATGCCTATGTAGAATTGAAGAATAAAATCGGCAGGGTTCCCTACTTATATGATTTTGTAACAAATCATTCCATCGATCCTGTTGTCATCGTAGAGAAGCATACGAACTATTATCAGTTCTTATTGAAAATGAAAGAAGAAGTTCCTGCTTTAACGAGCTATGAAGATAAAGTGTTAACAATGCTTTCATTGGAAGTTTTAAACGGAAAACGTCTGCATGAAATTCTTTTGCTGGAACAATTACTTGGACACGAAAAGTTTCATTATGATGACTTTGTGAGTCTGCTGACTGCAAATAACTGTAGAACAGATAAAGCAACAATGGCATCAGTGAATAGAATCCTGGATTTATCATTTTTCACAACAAGCGTTCAAAGTAAGTATGGCGGAAAGCCATTAGTCGCCGTATATGAAAGTGAAAATTATATGTTGAATGAATTGATTCGTGAAGGATTAACAAGTAATCCTTACTTTAGAGAGCTAATTCTAGACGTTATTCATAGTGCAAAAGCGAAGTCGAAGCTGTATAAATGCAATCGCCCGCTCACGCTATATGAAAAATACTCCAGAAAAGATGCCTGTAAGCTTTTGAATTGGAATGTAGATGAAAGTTCAACTATGTATGGATATAAGCCAAAGCACAACACTTGTCCCATCTTTATTACTTACCATAAGAACGAAGAAGTGGAATCGAGCGTTAATTACGGCGACGAACTCCTGAACCCGGAATTACTTAAGTGGTACACAAGAAGTAATCGATCATTAAGTTCCCAAGAAGTTCAGAAAATCATTCATTCAGACGACAATAATATCGCTATTCATATCTTCGTGAAAAAAGATGACGATGAGGGAACCGATTTCTATTACTTAGGACAAGGGGACCCAGATAAGTCCAGTGTTGAAGAAGGCAGAATGACTGATAAGAATGGGAAAGATCTTCCTGTCGTTCATATGAATATGGTGATGGAGCAGGCTGTGGAGAGTAAACTTTATAATTATCTGAAAAATGAGTGA
- a CDS encoding (deoxy)nucleoside triphosphate pyrophosphohydrolase, whose translation MKKIVHVVGAIIESESGKILCALRGPEMTLPNYWEFPGGKIEEGETKKEALKREIQEELGCMIEVFDQVEDTTYEYEKVIVRLETFMSKVISGTPALSEHAEIRWISREELLLLNWAPADIPAIEKLTNLIQKK comes from the coding sequence ATCAAAAAAATAGTACATGTCGTAGGAGCAATTATAGAAAGTGAATCCGGTAAAATCCTTTGTGCACTACGAGGGCCAGAAATGACCTTACCGAACTACTGGGAGTTTCCAGGTGGAAAGATTGAAGAAGGCGAAACAAAAAAAGAGGCTTTGAAAAGAGAAATTCAAGAAGAACTTGGCTGTATGATTGAAGTGTTTGATCAAGTGGAAGATACTACGTATGAATATGAAAAAGTTATAGTGAGGCTAGAGACGTTTATGTCGAAAGTTATTTCTGGAACGCCAGCGCTTTCGGAACATGCGGAAATAAGATGGATTTCGAGAGAAGAGTTACTGTTGTTGAACTGGGCGCCCGCTGACATTCCGGCAATTGAAAAGTTAACGAATCTAATCCAGAAGAAATAA